The Pseudomonas hefeiensis genomic sequence AAGACTTCCAATCGCCAACATTCGACTAATGTCTTAGACCAGTCATCGCACAACCAAGGACAGCCGCAGCTATTCTGAGGCCCGTGGATTGCTTGGGCCGAAGCTTTCAAAGCCTCCCTTATCGACCCTGAAACCAACGTAATCCCTCATCCTCAGACACAAGGACGATGAGAATTCCGATAATGGCCAGTTGACAACGTGGAACGACGCCCAAATAATCCGCGCCATGTTGTACGACGACGTATGACAAATAAAAACAACAAAAAAGTAGGGAGCGTCATAGTGAGCACACCTGTCCGTTTTTCACCCGGCAACCAAACCCGTCGTACCCTTTTCAACTCCCGACACGCCCTGGGGTTGATCAGTTGCAGCAGCCTTGCCCTGTTCCTGCCCATGACCGCCAACGCCGAAGGCTTCGTTGATGACGCCAAGGTCAACCTCAACCTGCGCAACTTCTACATCAACCGCAACTTCACCAACCCGGACAACGCCCAAGGCAAAGCCGAGGAATGGACCCAGAGTTTCATTCTCGACGCCAAGTCCGGCTTCACCCAAGGCGTGGTCGGTTTCGGCGTGGACGTGTTGGGCATGTACTCGGTCAAGCTCGACGGGGGTCGCGGTACTGCCAATACCGCATTGTTGCCGGTGCACGATGATGGCCGTCCGGCCGATGACTTCGGTCGCCTGGGGATCGCCCTCAAGGCCAAGGTGTCGAAAACCGAACTGAAGGTGGGCGAATGGATGCCGGTGCTGCCGATCCTGCGCTCGGACGACGGTCGCTCCCTGCCGCAAACCTTCCGCGGCGGCCAGGTAACCTCCACCGAAATCAGCGGCCTGAGCCTCTACGGCGGCCAGTTCCGCGCCAACAGCATGCGCAACGACGCGAGCATGGAAGACATGTCCATGAACGGCCGTGGTGCGTTCCTTTCGGACCGCTTTAACTTCGGCGGTGGCGAATACGCCTTCAACGACAAACGCACCCAGGTCGGTGTCTGGTATGCGGAACTGTCCGACATCTACCAGCAGAAGTATTTCAACCTGACCCACAGCCAGCCCGTCGGTGACTGGACCCTGGGCGCCAACCTCGGTTACTTCATCGGTAAGGAAGAAGGCAGCGCCTTGGCCGGCGACCTGGACAACAAAACCTTGTCCGCCATGCTCTCGGCCAAATACGGTGGCAACACTTTCTACGTCGGCCTGCAAAAACTCAGTGGCGACGATGGCTGGATGCGCGTCAACGGCACCAGCGGCGGCACCCTGGCCAACGACAGCTACAACTCCAGCTATGACAACGCCGAGGAAAGATCCTGGCAAGTGCGCCACGACTTCAACTTCGCCGCCGTCGGCGTACCGGGCCTGACCCTGATGAACCGTTACATCAGCGGTGACAACGTACACACCGGCACCATCACCGACGGTAAGGAATGGGGCCGCGAAAGCGAACTCGCTTACACCGTACAGAGCGGTGCGTTGAAGAGCCTCAATGTGAAATGGCGTAACTCGACGATGCGCCGGGATTACAGCACCAGTGAGTTCGATGAAAACCGCTTGATTGTCAGCTACCCGATCTCGCTTCTTTAAGCCGGGATCCGTCGCCATGGGCGCTTTTCAAAAGGGCCATGGCGACGCAACAGCCAAAGGCAAGGATGCCGTTGTAGAGCGATTCGTCGATCAAACGTTGACAAGGTAGCGGTAGGATAAGGATATTCCCTCTCGGTCGTACGACAACTTATAACAACTGATACCTCTCACCGTTTGCTCAGGTAATTTCATGACTACGACACACATTCGCCAACCCTTCAATCGTCTGCTGCTGACCGGTGCTGCCGGCGGCCTGGGCAAAGTCTTGCGTGAACGCCTCAAGCCTTTCGCCCGCCACATTCGCCTGTCGGACATCGCCAACATGGCCCCGGCCATTGATGAAAGTGAAGAAGTGCTGCCGTGCGACCTGTCTGATAAACAGGCGGTGCACCAACTGGTGGAAGGCGTCGACGCCATTTTGCATTTCGGCGGCGTTTCGGTAGAGCGTCCGTTCGAAGAAATTCTCGGTGCCAACATCAGCGGCGTGTTCCACATCTATGAAGCCGCCCGCAAGCATGGCGTCAAGCGCGTAATCTTCGCCAGCTCCAACCACGTCATCGGCTTCTACAAGCAGGACGAGGCCCTCGACGCCCGATCCCCTCGCCGTCCGGATGGCTACTACGGCTTGTCCAAGTCCTACGGCGAAGACATGGCCAGTTTTTACTTTGATCGCTACGGCATCGAAACCGTGAGCATCCGCATTGGCTCGTCGTTCCCCGAACCGCAGAACCGCCGGATGATGAGCACCTGGCTGAGCTTCGACGACCTCACTCAACT encodes the following:
- a CDS encoding OprD family porin translates to MTANAEGFVDDAKVNLNLRNFYINRNFTNPDNAQGKAEEWTQSFILDAKSGFTQGVVGFGVDVLGMYSVKLDGGRGTANTALLPVHDDGRPADDFGRLGIALKAKVSKTELKVGEWMPVLPILRSDDGRSLPQTFRGGQVTSTEISGLSLYGGQFRANSMRNDASMEDMSMNGRGAFLSDRFNFGGGEYAFNDKRTQVGVWYAELSDIYQQKYFNLTHSQPVGDWTLGANLGYFIGKEEGSALAGDLDNKTLSAMLSAKYGGNTFYVGLQKLSGDDGWMRVNGTSGGTLANDSYNSSYDNAEERSWQVRHDFNFAAVGVPGLTLMNRYISGDNVHTGTITDGKEWGRESELAYTVQSGALKSLNVKWRNSTMRRDYSTSEFDENRLIVSYPISLL
- a CDS encoding NAD-dependent epimerase/dehydratase family protein codes for the protein MTTTHIRQPFNRLLLTGAAGGLGKVLRERLKPFARHIRLSDIANMAPAIDESEEVLPCDLSDKQAVHQLVEGVDAILHFGGVSVERPFEEILGANISGVFHIYEAARKHGVKRVIFASSNHVIGFYKQDEALDARSPRRPDGYYGLSKSYGEDMASFYFDRYGIETVSIRIGSSFPEPQNRRMMSTWLSFDDLTQLIECSLYTPKVGHTVVYGMSANRDVWWDNSQAAHLGYQPKDSSEIFRDKVEAQPMPAADDPARVYQGGAFVAAGPFDD